A single Candidatus Omnitrophota bacterium DNA region contains:
- the tsf gene encoding translation elongation factor Ts — protein MDFKEAVKNLRYKTSAGMMECNSALKEANGDMDKAVEILRKKGIAKAAKKSSRVASQGVIESYIHTGNRIGVMVEVNCETDFVARNENFRKMTNDLAMQVAAANPMYLSREDVPEEIIEKEKEIFRTQIEGNKPAEVVEKILNGKIEKFFGEVCLMEQPFIKDPNISVKDLVTQTIAAIGENIVVRRYARFEVGEQL, from the coding sequence ATGGATTTCAAGGAAGCGGTAAAGAACCTCAGGTATAAGACATCAGCCGGTATGATGGAATGTAACAGCGCGCTTAAAGAAGCGAATGGCGATATGGACAAGGCTGTCGAGATACTCAGGAAAAAAGGCATAGCCAAGGCGGCAAAAAAATCCTCGAGAGTGGCCAGCCAGGGCGTGATAGAAAGCTACATACACACAGGAAATCGTATAGGCGTTATGGTCGAGGTCAACTGCGAGACGGATTTTGTGGCCAGGAACGAGAATTTCAGGAAAATGACCAATGATCTCGCTATGCAGGTAGCGGCCGCCAACCCTATGTATCTTTCCAGGGAGGATGTTCCGGAAGAGATCATCGAGAAGGAAAAAGAGATATTCCGTACTCAGATAGAAGGGAATAAGCCGGCCGAGGTGGTCGAGAAGATACTGAACGGGAAAATAGAGAAGTTCTTCGGGGAAGTTTGCCTTATGGAACAGCCGTTCATAAAGGACCCGAATATCTCGGTGAAAGACCTGGTAACGCAGACCATAGCGGCCATAGGAGAGAACATAGTGGTAAGGAGATACGCCCGGTTCGAAGTAGGCGAACAATTATAA
- the rpsB gene encoding 30S ribosomal protein S2: MTVATETLKQLLENGVHFGHQTNKWNPKMKKYIFGEKSGIYIIDLRKTEEALQKAVDAVRELTASGKKVLFVGTKKQAQDIVKEEAQKCGMYYVDERWLGGCLTNFTTIRKSVERLNLIQEQKTSGVLGTMSKKEKARVDHEEYKLLKNLEGIREMKTLPDCLVAVDAEAEHIAIREANKIGIPIVALIDTNSDPDMINFPIPGNDDAIRSIKCVISKVADAALKGSQEFASKRKAAAASKAESLPKAAGTEAPKEKPARVEVKEEPKKPETESVQEKQEEKPAENAVEGDINLEAGK, from the coding sequence ATGACAGTCGCGACGGAAACATTGAAACAGCTTTTGGAGAACGGGGTACATTTCGGGCACCAGACCAATAAATGGAACCCCAAAATGAAGAAGTATATCTTCGGAGAAAAAAGCGGGATATACATCATCGACCTCAGGAAGACGGAAGAAGCACTTCAGAAAGCCGTTGACGCGGTAAGAGAACTTACCGCTTCGGGCAAAAAAGTACTTTTCGTAGGCACGAAAAAGCAGGCGCAGGATATCGTGAAAGAAGAAGCCCAGAAATGCGGCATGTATTATGTCGATGAACGCTGGTTGGGCGGATGTCTTACCAATTTCACTACCATACGTAAGAGTGTGGAAAGGTTGAACCTCATACAGGAACAGAAGACCAGTGGCGTGCTGGGAACGATGTCGAAAAAGGAAAAAGCACGTGTGGACCACGAGGAATACAAGCTGTTAAAGAACCTTGAGGGCATCAGGGAAATGAAGACGCTTCCCGATTGTCTGGTAGCTGTAGATGCCGAGGCGGAACACATAGCTATACGGGAAGCCAATAAAATAGGCATACCAATAGTGGCTCTTATAGACACGAATTCCGACCCGGATATGATAAATTTCCCTATACCCGGTAATGATGACGCTATCCGATCGATAAAGTGCGTAATATCCAAGGTAGCGGATGCCGCCCTGAAGGGAAGCCAGGAATTCGCGTCCAAACGCAAGGCAGCGGCCGCCAGCAAGGCCGAATCGTTGCCTAAGGCCGCGGGAACCGAAGCTCCTAAGGAAAAGCCGGCCAGGGTCGAGGTGAAAGAAGAGCCGAAAAAACCCGAGACCGAAAGTGTGCAGGAAAAGCAGGAAGAAAAGCCGGCTGAGAACGCCGTTGAAGGCGATATCAATCTTGAGGCAGGCAAATAA